CACGCCAGTCAAACTCCGTAGGCGTAAATGCCTGCGCCAACAAGATAGCCGACTTCTCGAAAAGAAGTTCAAGACTTGTTTTCAGTTCTTCTTCATTGGACACCTTTTTCATGCCAATGGAATAGGAACCGTCCGGTATCTTCAAGATAAAAGGAGCACCAACCTGCTCACTGATCTGTTCGAACGAGTTCTCATTGGACTGAAAAATCAACGTAGACTTCGGTGCCGGAATCCTTTCTTTCTCAAAAAGTTCTTTCAGATAAACCTTATTGGTACACCGAATGATAGACAACGGATCATCAATGACGACCATCCCATTCTGGGCGGCCAACTGTGACAAATGGAATGTATAATGATTCAGCGATGTCGTTGTCCGGATAAACAGCGCATCAAATTCCAACAGACGCATGGCATCATCCTCTGTAATCATTTCGACGTGGATATTCATCTTCTTGGCCACCTCGGAGAGTTTATGCAAAGCGCCTTTGTTGCTGGGCGGAAATTTCTCTTTCGGATCGATCAGTACCGCCAAGCTATATCTCGGAGCTTTTGCCGACTTAGGCGCACGCCATATTTTCTTATTAAAGTTATCCAGCGTATTGGCAAAGAAGTCCTGTTCCTCATCATCCAACCGGTTCAAAGGCAAGAACTGAATACTTTCAATCTGATTCTTCGGATGAGTGTTCAGAGCGACTCTCAACAAAGGGCAGGGATAGTTCTCGAAAATGAAGCGGGCCACTCTTTCCAGCCCTTTCTCACGGCATTTCCCGAAATAGATATTCAGATACCAGATATCACTTTTGATCCCGTTCTTCTGAATCCATTGATAACACAACGCCTGCAGACTTCGGTCCATGCGGATTCCTGTCCCCGTCTCCAGTTTGTTGATGATGTCAACATCGGGAATCACCCGTTGTCCTCTCGTCTGGGCAAGCAACGAACAGTAATACCCTTCGGAGTTATAGCTGTAATCATTGCTAAGATTAATAACTAACTTCCGGTCTTTTTCAACCGGCTTGTTCTTCAGATAGTCGGAAACAGTCAGGATACTTTTCGTCTCACAATACGGCTTCCAGTCATCCGGATTATCCAACAGAATTAACACATTATTCATAATGGTTAAAAATTAAACCTACAAGAGGATATTAAGTAAATCGGGCGCAAATATAGACATATTATTCACTCTACATCACGCTACGGTCTAAATTATTTTTGCAGCAAAAAAAGAAAAGAAAAAGAGAAGATTACTCGTACCGCATGGAGCTTGCAGGATTGATCTTCGTTATCAAGTAAGAAGGTCCGATCAGCATCAGAACCGATGCCAGCAACGTACCTGCATTGATCAAAAGGAAGAACCAGACATTGAAAGAAACCGATACCGTATCAACATAATAATTCTCCGGATCGAGCTTAAATATTCCGAATTGGGACTGGATAAAACAGAATGCCAGTCCAATCGCATTGCCCCAAAGCATCCCCTTGCCGATGAGAAAGACGGCAAACCAAAGGAAAGTCTTGCGAATCGTAAAATTATCGGCTCCCAGCGCTTTCAGTATTCCGATCATATTGGTGCGTTCTATGATAATAATCAGCAAACCGGAAATCATGGTAAAGCCGGCAACTCCTATCATCAGGAAAAGGATTACCCATACATTCAGATCAAGCAGATTGAGCCATTCAAATATCTGGGGATTCAGTTGCTCTATATTGCGTACATAATACACGCCTCCAAACTTATCACGCTGGCTATCCGTATCAACGGCTATCTCGTAAGTGATATCTTCCAGTTTATCATAGTCGCGCACCTGCAGCTCCACTCCGCTCACCTGCTCCGGTTCCCAGCCATTCAGACGGTTCACCAAATAAAGGTCAGTCAGCAGAAACAGATTATCATACTCCGAGAAATTGGTCTGATAAATGCCTGCAATCGTCAAGCGCCGGGCACGGATATTATCCTGAATATAATAGGTATATATCTTATCTCCCAGCTTCAGCTTCATTTTGGTAGCCAGCGCCTTGGAGATAAGTACCTGATTACTCGAAGCCGAATCGCTGAACGCAGGAATCTCCCCTTCCACCAGATACTCCTGCATAAAACTCGGATCAAACTCCGGTCCGACACCTTTCAGTACCATTCCCTGAAAAGCATCATCCGTTTTTATCATCCCCGGCTTGGTAGAATAACGTTGCACATGGCTTACTTGGGGATAACCGGAAAGAGCAGTCATCATACTGTCCCCCACCGCTATCGGATGAGTCTCATAAGAATTGACCGCATCCAGATTCGCTATCTGAATGTGCGACCCGAACCCGATGACTTTATTCCTTACCTCACTTTTAAACCCTATGACTACCGCCACCGCAATAATCATAACAGCCAACCCTATGGCAATACCAGCCATAGCAATGAGGACCGCAGGACGTGAAACCTGTTTTCCACCATCGCTCTCGCGATAAATACGACGGGCTATAAAAAGAGATAACGACAATTCTTTTAAGTATTAAGTAATAGGTATTAAGTATTAGCCGTAGCTTATTTAGAGATTAAGTATTAAGTGTTATATTAAGTATTAAGTCATTACCTTATGATATATTATCAATCTTATAATATCTCATACGCCAACCAGCGTCTACGGTTAATACTTAATACCTATTACTTAATACTTATTTCCTATTCCGTTCTTCCCGGATACACCTCCAACGCCTTTTGCAGGATGAAAAGCGCACGGGTCAAATCTTCTTTCTTCAATACGTAGGCGATACGCACTTCATTGATGCCGGAGCCCGGAGTAGTATAGAAACCGGAAGCCGGTGCCATAAATACGGTCTGGCCTTCGTATTCAAAGTCAGAAAGACACCATGCACAGAACTTGTCCGAGTCGTCTACGGGGAGTTTGGCTACGGTATAGAAAGCCCCCATCGGAATCGGAGAATAAACGCCCGGAATACGGTTCAATCCATCAATTAAGCATTTACGCCGTTCTACGTATTCATCATACGTCTCACGCGAATATTCCTCCGGAGCATCCAAAGAAGCCTCGGCGGCAATCTGTCCGATCAAAGGAGGACTCAGACGAGCCTGACAGAATTTCATAACAGCGTCACGTATCTCTTTGTTCTTGGTAATCAATGCACCGATACGGATTCCGCACTCCGAATAACGCTTGGAAACTGAATCGATCAGCACTACATTATTCTCGATACCTTCCAGATGACAGGCAGAGATATAAGGAGAGCCGGTATAAATAAATTCACGATATACTTCGTCAGAGAAGAGGAAGAGGTCGTACTTCTTCACCAGGTCACGGATCTGATTCATTTCCCGACGTGTATACAGATAACCGGTCGGGTTGTTCGGATTACAAATCAGGATAGCCTTGGTACGTTCATTGATCAGTTCTTCGAATTTCTCTACTTTCGGCAGGGAGAAACCTTCTTCAATGGTCGTTGCAATCGTACGGATCTTTGCTCCGGCAGAGATGGCAAATGCCATGTAGTTGGCGTATGCAGGTTCCGGAACAATGATTTCATCTCCCGGATTCAGGCAGGAAAGGAAGGAAAAAAGTACCGCTTCCGACCCCCCCGATGTAATGATTATATCGTCAGCCGTCAGGTTGATGTTGAACTTTGCATAATATCCCACAAGTTTCTCGCGATAGCTTCTGTTTCCGGCACTGGGGCTATATTCCAGCACTTTACGGTCGATGTTGCGTATCGCGTCAATCGCGGCCTGAGGAGTGGGCAGGTCAGGCTGTCCGATATTCAGGTGAAACACATGGACTCCCCGTTGCTTGGCAGCGTCTGCCAAAGGAGCCAGTTTTCTGATAGGAGATGCAGGCATCTCGTTTCCGCGAATGGATATGGTTGGCATAATTTTAACTACAAATTACTAATTACTATTTACTTTTTTAATTTGGAACTGCAAATGTACGCAATAATTTGAATACAGAGACATAAAAACTTTAAAATCCTTATCAAGGGTAAAAACGTAGTGGAAAAATGAAAAGAAAGCTATACATTTGTAATACGGAAAACTTAAAACAATATCATAATGACCATACACCTTATCTCATTTGCTTCAATACTTCACAAACAAGCCTCGCTGCGCAATTCGCACGAAGCAATTCTGAGTGAACTTGAAAAATATTACACTGTCAAACTCATCGATTATCAAGATATGGATAAGTTGGGCAGTGATGATTTCAAAATCATTTTTATCGCTACCGGAGGTGTGGAAAGACTGGTCATCCAGCACTTCGAACGTCTTCCCCGCCCCGCCATTTTATTGGCCGATGGCATGCAGAACTCACTTGCTGCGGCATTGGAAATATCTACATGGCTCCGTGGAAGGGGAATGAAGAGTGAAATTCTTCATGGAGAATTACCGTCTATTATTCAACGTGTACATATACTATATAATAATTTCCGCGCGCAGCGTTCTTTGTTCGGCAAGCGTATCGGAGTCATCGGTACTCCTTCTTCGTGGCTGGTTGCCAGCAATGTGGATTATCTTCTGGCAAAACGCCGTTGGGGAATCGAATATATAGATATTCCGCTGGAAAGGGTTTATGAACATTTTAAACAAATCACAGATGATCAGGTAGGCGCGTCCTGCGCCGCCGTTGCTTCGCAGGCGCTTGCCTGCCGCGAGGGAACTCCCGAGGATTTAATCAAAGCGATGCGATTATACAGGGCCATCAAGAGAATTTGCGAAGAAGAGAAGCTGGAAGCGCTGACATTAAGCTGCTTCAAACTGATCGATCAAATTGATACGACCGGCTGTCTGGCATTGTCATTGCTGAATGATGACGGTATCATGGCAGGCTGTGAGGGAGATCTCCAGTCTATCTTCACTCTTCTGGCAGTTAAGGCGCTGACAGGAAAAGAAGGATTCATGGCAAATCCATCCACCATCAATACGCGAACCAATGAATTAATACTGGCACATTGCACTATAGGACTCAAACAGACGGAAAGATATATTATCCGCAATCATTTTGAGACAGAGAAAGGTATCGCCATTCAAGGACTGCTGCCGACAGGTGACGTGACTATCGTAAAATGCGGAGGCGAATGTCTGGATGAGTATTACCTGTCTACCGGAACTCTAACCGAGAATACGAATTATATCAATATGTGCCGCACGCAGGTGCGTATCCGCATGAATACTCCGGCGGATTATTTCCTGAAAAACCCGCTAGGCAATCATCATATTATGATTCATGGGAATTATGAAGAAGCTTTGAATGAGTTCCTGTTATCGAATGCCTGCAAAAGGACGGAATAGGGGATCGAAACAGAGGCTCTGTTATAGATAAATGCAGGCTCTGTCAGCAGTTGACGGAGCCTGCATTTATTATAAACAGAAGCTCTGTTTTATTGTAACAGAGGCATATCTTTCCACTGTCCGCCGTGCCACTCCACTACTGTGTCAAAGCCGACTTTCTTCAAGGCTGCCAATGCTTCGGCACGACTGTTATTAATCCGTTCCGGATAATGGGCATCACTATTCACCTGTACCCGAATACCCAATTCTTTCAATAAAGGGAAATAGCGTTCGTTCGGATAGAAAGTTCCCAAATCATGATAAGACTTAGTATTAATTTCAACGATATATCCATGACGGGCTATTTCTGCAAAATAATCGCGAACCAACGCATCATACCACGGTTCGTCCAATAATCCCGGACGATAGCAAGAGGCATTATAGTGCATCTTATCTGCATGACCAAGGATATCAAAACCTCCCAGCTCGACCATACGGAGCAGATTCTTATAATAAAGGTGGACAACGTAATCGAGATCACCTTCAAAATGCGCATCTATCAATTGACGGAATATATCGGCAGGGGTATCGATATCCACGACTTTGCCCTGCGGAGAATAGAGCATGTGCACAGAACCAATCCGATAATCGAGCGGCAATTCCTGAAAACGAGGGATAGCGGGATGGCTCTCTTCATTCAGATAGTCTATTTCGAGTCCGATGGCAAGCTCTATTTTATCGGCATATTTCTCCTTCAGACGAGCAAATTCGGAAAGGTAATCATCCATCCGGTCCCACTCCATCGTCCATGCTGTAGAAAATGGCAGAGGAGCGTGAGAAGAAATGCCATAAGAAGAAAAGCCTTCACTAATGGCAAAACGGATAAAATCTTCCATATTAGCTCGTCCGTCACAATATAAGCAGTGACTATGGTAATTGGTCAGGTTTGTCATATCGGTCTATGTTATTTCGGTTATTATCAGGTTGTTTCAGTTATTACAGTTTCTTTCCGTTCAGATTCATGTCAGCCTTCTATCTCGCTCAGTTCCAGCCAGCGCATGGTCTTTTCGTCAATCAGATCATTCACTTCGGGCAGACGTTTCGACTTTTCAGTCAGTTCGTCTACAGAAAGCATTCCGCTGCAAAGCAGTTCTTCAATCTGTGCCTTCTCCGCTTCCAGTTCCGCTATTTCTTTTTCCAGTTGTTCGAACTCACGCTTTTCCTTGAAGCTCATTTTCCGCTTATCGTTCAGACGGACACGGGCGGTCTTCTCTTCCTGCGGCTTTTCCGCTTCCTTTTCTTTCTGTGCCTTGGCTTCTTTCCAGTCACGGTAATCGCTATAGTTTCCGGGGAAGTCACGGATATCTCCCTGTCCGTTGAATACCATCAGATGGTCTACTACCTTATCCATAAAGTAGCGGTCGTGGGAAACGACTATGACACAGCCCTTGAAGTTCTGCAGATACTCTTCGAGCACATTCAGAGTGATGATGTCCAGGTCGTTGGTAGGCTCATCGAGCACGAGGAAGTTGGGATTGCGCATCAGCACCGTGCACAGGTAAAGGCGGCGGCGCTCTCCCCCACTCAGTTTATAGACATAGCTATGCTGCGTTTCGGGAGTAAACAGGAAATGCTGCAGGAATTGCGAAGCCGTCAGTCTCTTTCCATTCCCCAGTTCGATCACTTCGGCTATATCCTGCACGACATCAATCACCTTCATTTGTTCGTCGAACTGGAGACCGTCCTGCGAGTAATAGCCGAAACGGACAGTTTCGCCCACATCCACCGTTCCGCTGTCGGGTTTGACCTGTCCCATCAATATTTTGATAAAAGTAGATTTACCCGTTCCGTTGTTTCCTACAATTCCCATCTTCTCGTAACGGGCAAAGATATAGGAAAAATCATCCAGAATCTTCAGGTCTCCGTAGCTCTTGAACAGATGATCGGCTTCGAATATCTTGCTTCCGATATAAGAGGCCTTTACTTCCAGTTTTACGTTGTCATTGTTGAAACGTTGCTTGGCAACCTTCTCCAGTTCATAGAAGGCATCTTCACGGTATCGGGCTTTGTGTCCGCGTGCCTGCGGCATCCGGCGCATCCAGTCGAGTTCCGTACGATAGAGATTGTTGGCACGTTCTATTTCCACGCTTTTAGCCTCGATGCGTTCCTGACGTTTCTCCAGATAATAGCTGTAGTTACCTTTATATTGATAAATCTGCTGATTGTCAATTTCGATAATCTCCGAGCAGACACGGTCGAGGAAATAACGGTCGTGCGTCACCATCAGCAGGCTCAGGTTGGTGCGACGCAGGTAGTCTTCCAACCATTCGGTCATGTCCAGGTCCAGATGGTTGGTAGGCTCATCGAGGATCAGCAAATCCGGTTCGGTGATCAAGGCGTTGGCTAAGGCAACACGTTTCAGCTGTCCGCCGGAAAGCTGCTTCACCCGCTGGTCAAAGTTACGGATTTTCAGTTGGGACAGAATTTGCTTGGCTTTCTGCTCATATTCCCATGCTTTCTCCTGGTCCATGCGTGCCAAGAGGTCTTCCAGTCCCGGATGCCCTTCGGTTTCCATACATCGTTCGTACTCTTTAATCAGTTCGACGGTGCTGTTGCCGTGATGGAAACAGGCTTCGAGAACGGTCAGTTCTTCGGGATACTGCGGGTCTTGTTCCAGATAATCCACACGAAGGTCACGGCGGAAGACGATGTTTCCGCTGTCATACCCTTCTTTTCCGGCGATGATATTCAGTAAGGTTGTTTTTCCGCTGCCGTTCTTGGCGATTAATCCGACGCGTTGCCCCTCGGCAATGCCAAAAGATATATTTTCAAAAAGAACCAAGTCGCCGAAGGACTTGGTCAGGTTGTCTACTTGTAAATAAGGTACTGCCACGTAATTTAGTGATTAGCTGGTTCGTGATTTAGTGATGATCGATTGCCGATTGATATGCTTCGGCAATGTTGCAGGGTTGGCCGGCCTTAACTTTGCTCCATGCGATTTTCATCGGGTCGATGGTCCGGCCTTGGTATTCGAGTACGGGGACTTCCCGATTGCCGTCAATCAAGGTTTTCCACTCCATGCCTTCCACTTCGTTAGTCAGAATCGCGCATACCGTTATACCGATGGCGAGCCATTCATCTTTCTTCTTGGGGCTGATCTTACCGCTGTCTATCACTTGCTGAATCTTCTCCAAGTCCTCTTCCACTCCCTGAAAGTCTTTTTTGAGTTCCTGTTTGACGGTAGATACTACCCACTCGTAGCCTTCATTGATCTGATAGATTTCCGATAGGCGGACGGGAATCAGTTCTGCGGGATATTTCTCGCCTTCCTTGCGGGCTTCCAGTGTAGCGATAACCTCTTCCGCTTCCTTGGCGCTTCCGCCTTTGGGTACGGTGAAAGAACATTCAAAAGCGATATTGCCGGTTCCTGTTATCCACAGGTGAGAAGTATAATAAGTGCCCTCTTCCTGAAACATTTCTTTACTGTAGGCACAGTCCCATGTACCGATTTTCACCAATGAAGCCGAATCGTTTTCTTTCAGTTCCTGACGGATGGCATCTTTACCGTATGAGGCGTTGCCTTTAAAAGCTGATATACGAAAGTTGCCCGTCCATACATCGGGGTTATAGAAAAGAAAAGAGCCTTCGCCATCTTCAAACTCGTTCCAGTCCGACGGATAATTCATCGAAAACCATGCTCCGGGGGAGATAAATTTCTTGCCTTGCATCCTTTTTCATTAAATGATTACTTGGGCAAAAATACGAATTAAAAATGAATTTCACTTTCCTATCGGCTGTATTTTCCTCCGTACTTCTTTGGAAATCTCCAGAAACATATAGTTCAGCTTTCCGGAATGGATGCCTGCTTCATTGTCTTTGTACTTTTTGTTGGCGTACTGTTTGGATTTCTCGAAAGTGAGCAGTGACATTTCGTTCTGCGATTTGCCGACCATGGTAGAGTCCAGTTGTTCATCCGGGAAGAAGTCGTCGAGGTCTACATCACCGATCATCGTCGTTTCGAGGAAGTTCATGTCCTTATGAGAGTTGTCGGTGTAGTATCCTACGAACATATGCCCCGGTGTACGTACCAGTATCGGTTCGATATTAATAGCCCGAAGGAGCGAAGCGAACAGTACGCTGCCGTCCACACAGTTGATCTGCGACGATTCCAGCGCATCGTCAAAGGTGCGGACGCGTTGCGAGAAAACGACATTGCTCGAAAGGCTCGTATTGGATACGGAACTGTAGCGGAACTTACGTTTCTGTAAGATGTTCCAAAGTGCGTACACCTGCTTGTCTACCGCACCTTTGGCCGTGCTCTGGTAGCCCAGGAAACGATTCACGATGCGGGTATTCAGCGCTTCACGAAGCAGCTGGTCGATCATCGGATTCTCTTCGTTGACGTATGCGGCAAAAAAGATACTGGTATCGTAAAACTTCGTCCCGTTCGCCACATAACCCAACAGGCATTCATTGACGCTACGCACCGAAAACGTACGTACCCGTTGTCCCAAGTCTTTCCCGTTCATCTCCACTTTTACGGCTACGCTCACCGGTTCCGCCTGTGCGTTATTCTTCAGTGCCTCGTAATTCCAGATGATATCGGGATAAATAGTATATTCCGTCCTCGGCTTGTTCAGCACAAATTCCGACACGGAACGGGAAAAGAAAGGGGTCTCGGCAACCTCTATCCGCACTCGGCTGTAAGCAGTCCTCGACTTCACCCGAATGGCGATGCACGATTTCGGATTTCCGAGACAGGTAGAATCCGAAGGAGTAATCACCTGCGCGTCCGTAGTGGCTACCGACAGGATGGCCGACGGAAAGATATTTCCTCCCAGATCGTCTACGATCTCAAAGCCGGAATTAAAAGAAGTATATTTAAAGACGGAGATTCCCCCGATGAGAAGAAGCAGTACAATCACCCCTCCTACCACTTCGCGTCTATATCGTTTCAAGTCTATTTTTATCATGATCTGCAAACTGTGTATTTATTATCCTATCGCTACACAAAGATAACAAATAACAGACGGTTTTTCCTCGCATATCCCATAAAAACTTTCAAATATCATCCCGATGCCCGCATTCAGCGGAATGTAATACGATTGTAATATTTGTTTCATCCGCCCGTAACAAAGTCTTCTCATCTTTGTCCCGAAATAAAAAAAAGCTTAACTTTGTCATATCACATTAATACATATATCATATGAACGATTACCGTATTTTAGTTGTCGACGATGAAGAAGACCTCTGTGAGATTCTGAAATTCAATCTTGAAAACGAAGGTTATGAAGTGGATACCGCCAACTCCGCCGAAGAGGCTCTGAAGATGGATATCAGCAGTTACCACCTGATTCTTCTGGACGTGATGATGGGGGAAATCTCCGGTTTCAAGATGGCAAACATGCTGAAGAAAGACAAGAAAACAGCCAGAGTGCCCATCATCTTCATCACAGCCAAAGATACCGAAAACGATACCGTAACAGGCTTCAATCTGGGAGCGGACGATTATATCTCCAAGCCTTTCTCCCTGCGCGAAGTGATCGCCCGTGTGAAAGCCGTACTGAGGCGTACCGCCACGATGGAGACGGAAAAGGCGCCCGAACGCCTGACTTACCAGTCACTCGTGATCGACATCACCAAGAAGAAGGTAAGCATAGACGACGAAGAAGTGCAGCTGACGAAGAAAGAATTTGAGATACTGCTTCTGCTGGTGCAGAACAAAGGACGCGTCTTCTCCCGTGAAGACATTCTGGCACGCATCTGGAGCGACGAAGTATACGTACTCGATCGTACCATTGATGTGAATATCACCCGTTTACGGAAGAAAATTGGCGAATATGGCAAGTGCATCGTTACCCGCCTGGGATACGGATACTGCTTTGAAGCCGAATAATCAAGAAGTATGAATCTACCTGTCAAGCAAAAACATTTCCTCTCTTTCAGCCGGAAGTTATTCCTTTCGGTGATCTCGCTGTTTCTGGTATTTGCCTTTTGTTTCATCGCCTACCAGTATCAACGCGAAAGAGAATATAAAGTCGAGTTACTCAACACGCAGCTCCAGAACTACAACAGCCGCTTGTACGAACGGCTGAACAGTAATCCCGCCATCGAAGAAACGACTGAAAAGTATATCCGTGACCACGCGTTGGAGGACTTGCGCGTCACACTGATCGACTTGCAGGGAAATGTGATCTATGACAGTTATCAGACTACCGACCAGCAACTGGAGAACCATCTCAACCGCCCCGAAGTGCAGAAAGCCTTGAAAGACGGAACCGGTTTTGACGTACGCCGCACCTCGGAGACCACCGGGCTACCGTATTTCTATTCGGCAACCCGCTACGGAGATTATATCATCCGCTCGGCACTGCCATATAATGTAAGCCTCATCAATAATCTGCAGGCAGACCCGCATTACTTATGGTTTACGGTCATTGTGTCGCTGTTGCTCATGGTGATCTTCTACAAATTCACCAACAAACTGGGAACCTCTATCAGCCAGCTCCGCGAGTTTGCCATGCGTGCAGACCGTAACGAACCGATAGAGATGGCGATGCAGTCCGCTTTTCCGCATAATGAGCTGGGAGAGATTTCGCAGCACATCATCCAGATATACAAGCGTCTGCACGAAACGAAAGAGGCACTCTACATCGAACGCGAGAAACTGATTACCCATCTTCAGATTTCGCATGAAGGGCTGGGCATATTCACCAAAGACAAAAAAGAGATTCTGGTCAACAACCTCTTTACTCAATACAGTAACCTGATTTCGGACTCTAACCTGGAAACGACAGAGGAAGTATTCGCCATCAGCGAACTGAAAGACATCATTCATTTCATCAACAAGAACCAGCAGCAACGCTCGCGGGGAAAAGACGAAAAGCGTATGTCCGTCACAATCAACAAAAACGGACGCACCTTTATCGTGGAATGTATCATCTTTCAGGATGCCAGCTTCGAGATTTCGATCAATGACGTCACGCAGGAAGAAGAGCAGGTACGTCTGAAGCGCCAATTAACCCAGAACATTGCCCATGAACTGAAAACTCCCGTAAGCAGTATCCAAGGTTATCTGGAAACGATTGTCAATAACGAGAATATCTCACGTGACAAGATAAATACGTTCCTCGAACGGTGCTACGCACAAAGCAATCGCCTCAGCCGGCTGCTACGCGACATATCCGTACTGACCCGCATGGACGAAGCCGCCAACATGATAGACATGGAGCGGGTAGACATCAGCGTACTGGTAGGGAACATCATCAATGAAGTTTCTCTGGAACTGGAAGAAAAGCACATTAGCATCGTGGATTCACTAAAGAAGGGTATCCAGATCAAAGGCAATTACTCTCTGCTCTACTCCATCTTCCGTAACCTGATGGACAATGCCATCGCATACGCCGGAACCAATATTCAGATAAACATCAACTGTTTCCGTGAAGATGAGAATTACTATTATTTCAGCTTCGCAGATACGGGCATCGGTGTCTCTCCGGAACATCTAAACCGCCTTTTCGAACGTTTCTATCGGGTGGACAAAGGGCGTTCACGCAAACTCGGCGGAACCGGTTTAGGGCTTGCCATCGTAAAGAATGCCGTCATCATCCACGGAGGAAACATTTCTGCCAAGAATAATCAAGGCGGCGGACTGGAATTTGTCTTCACGCTGGCGAAAGAGAAATAAACAGCTTGGTTTTTCTTTATTCACAGTGCAGTCAAACAATCAGCCAATCTCCCAGATTCCGTTTCCCGGCATCAAAGGACACACCGACTTTCACCA
This sequence is a window from Bacteroides thetaiotaomicron VPI-5482. Protein-coding genes within it:
- a CDS encoding DUF3805 domain-containing protein, which encodes MQGKKFISPGAWFSMNYPSDWNEFEDGEGSFLFYNPDVWTGNFRISAFKGNASYGKDAIRQELKENDSASLVKIGTWDCAYSKEMFQEEGTYYTSHLWITGTGNIAFECSFTVPKGGSAKEAEEVIATLEARKEGEKYPAELIPVRLSEIYQINEGYEWVVSTVKQELKKDFQGVEEDLEKIQQVIDSGKISPKKKDEWLAIGITVCAILTNEVEGMEWKTLIDGNREVPVLEYQGRTIDPMKIAWSKVKAGQPCNIAEAYQSAIDHH
- a CDS encoding response regulator transcription factor, translated to MNDYRILVVDDEEDLCEILKFNLENEGYEVDTANSAEEALKMDISSYHLILLDVMMGEISGFKMANMLKKDKKTARVPIIFITAKDTENDTVTGFNLGADDYISKPFSLREVIARVKAVLRRTATMETEKAPERLTYQSLVIDITKKKVSIDDEEVQLTKKEFEILLLLVQNKGRVFSREDILARIWSDEVYVLDRTIDVNITRLRKKIGEYGKCIVTRLGYGYCFEAE
- a CDS encoding sensor histidine kinase, yielding MNLPVKQKHFLSFSRKLFLSVISLFLVFAFCFIAYQYQREREYKVELLNTQLQNYNSRLYERLNSNPAIEETTEKYIRDHALEDLRVTLIDLQGNVIYDSYQTTDQQLENHLNRPEVQKALKDGTGFDVRRTSETTGLPYFYSATRYGDYIIRSALPYNVSLINNLQADPHYLWFTVIVSLLLMVIFYKFTNKLGTSISQLREFAMRADRNEPIEMAMQSAFPHNELGEISQHIIQIYKRLHETKEALYIEREKLITHLQISHEGLGIFTKDKKEILVNNLFTQYSNLISDSNLETTEEVFAISELKDIIHFINKNQQQRSRGKDEKRMSVTINKNGRTFIVECIIFQDASFEISINDVTQEEEQVRLKRQLTQNIAHELKTPVSSIQGYLETIVNNENISRDKINTFLERCYAQSNRLSRLLRDISVLTRMDEAANMIDMERVDISVLVGNIINEVSLELEEKHISIVDSLKKGIQIKGNYSLLYSIFRNLMDNAIAYAGTNIQININCFREDENYYYFSFADTGIGVSPEHLNRLFERFYRVDKGRSRKLGGTGLGLAIVKNAVIIHGGNISAKNNQGGGLEFVFTLAKEK